One window of the Triticum dicoccoides isolate Atlit2015 ecotype Zavitan chromosome 3B, WEW_v2.0, whole genome shotgun sequence genome contains the following:
- the LOC119282209 gene encoding CASP-like protein 5B3 — protein MKRVVGSPGTWSGMALRLSQCVFAPASTFAMASGFSYSNYSAYFYMSLALILQLMWSLGLACKDIFALRNKNDLHTRDNVLIIVMVDWVVAVFMFSGACASASLTIFLMWDVHFCETYSKLACRQFALSVVLAFITWLLQAASSFSVFWLLVSFY, from the exons atGAAGCGCGTAGTGGGGAGCCCGGGGACATGGAGCGGCATGGCACTGCGGCTGTCGCAGTGCGTCTTTGCCCCCGCGTCCACCTTCGCCATGGCCTCAGGCTTCAGCTACTCCAACTACAGCGCCTACTT CTACATGAGTCTAGCGTTGATCCTGCAGCTGATGTGGAGTTTGGGCCTTGCTTGTAAGGATATCTTTGCTCTAAGGAATAAAAATGATCTTCACACCCGAGATAATGTATTGATCATTGTTATGGTTGACTGG GTCGTGGCGGTTTTCATGTTCTCAGGAGCCTGTGCCTCCGCGAGCCTGACAATTTTCTTGATGTGGGATGTGCACTTCTGTGAGACATACTCGAAGCTGGCCTGCCGGCAGTTCGCGCTTTCGGTCGTCCTGGCGTTCATCACATGGTTGCTGCAAGCTGCGTCTTCTTTCTCTGTGTTCTGGCTACTGGTTTCGTTCTACTAG